A genomic segment from Candidatus Korarchaeota archaeon NZ13-K encodes:
- a CDS encoding YjbQ family protein, translating into MTSYSEVITLRTRSKIELVDITDLVEGAVSRSGIAEGICLVHLPHATAALIANESEPGLLRDIIRKLREEFVREGWEHDRVDDNAHAHLASAFLGASRAFPVSSGRLLRGTWQNLLLVELDGPRERRVIVTVVG; encoded by the coding sequence ATGACCTCGTACAGCGAGGTGATCACCCTGAGGACCAGATCGAAGATAGAGCTAGTGGACATAACCGACCTGGTTGAGGGGGCCGTGAGTAGGTCAGGCATAGCTGAGGGCATCTGCCTCGTTCACCTGCCCCACGCAACTGCAGCGCTCATAGCGAACGAGAGCGAGCCCGGACTGCTCAGGGACATAATCAGGAAGCTGAGGGAGGAGTTCGTCAGGGAGGGATGGGAGCACGATAGGGTGGATGATAACGCTCACGCCCATCTGGCCTCGGCCTTCCTGGGGGCATCCAGAGCGTTCCCCGTGTCCTCCGGAAGGCTCCTGAGGGGGACTTGGCAGAACCTGCTCCTGGTCGAGCTGGACGGCCCCAGGGAGAGGAGGGTCATCGTGACCGTGGTCGGCTAG